The genomic interval CAATTTTGCCGAAATTTTTCAAGTAATTCTCTATTGAGAGATAAATTATATTTTTTACTTTATTTTCGCTTACATTATAATCAACAAGTCCGTTTTTCCAAATACTCTCCAAAATTTCATGCGAAATATTTGAGTAACGATCTTCATAATTCAAATAAAATCTTGCGTCATCGGCAAGTCGTTTTTTAATCAGTAAAAACATATTTCTCTTATCTACAGCCATTGCATCAATATCATCTATATTTTTTTCCATTATTTCATTTGCACGCTCATCAAGTGCGCGCTCTTTTTGCAAATCTTCCACAAGTATGTCATTTGCGACTTTTGCGATACTTTCCAAACC from Campylobacter hominis ATCC BAA-381 carries:
- a CDS encoding DUF507 family protein gives rise to the protein MRVKMPHVKYIAHKIALDILNSGFVKLTGGLESIAKVANDILVEDLQKERALDERANEIMEKNIDDIDAMAVDKRNMFLLIKKRLADDARFYLNYEDRYSNISHEILESIWKNGLVDYNVSENKVKNIIYLSIENYLKNFGKIEDDVMDKMDTLKRKLIPGTEEYDMVFEKLYEEELKKRGMF